A stretch of Dyella sp. BiH032 DNA encodes these proteins:
- a CDS encoding LemA family protein yields MDTWDCVGTGVAGVGVGAVCAKSGPAANPSAPTTDREILRNCMLLWRGIGAGGAGNRGMTMGLLVLLAVAVLIVVYFVSVYNGLVAGRNGFKNAFAQIDVQLTRRHDLIPNLVETAKAYLAHERETLEAVIRARQAAVDGLAGAKASPGDGAAMQQLSGAENALTQSLGRLFAVSESYPDLKANQTMAQLSEELSSTENRVAFARQAFNDAVMLYNNKREMFPGSLIAGRYGFVAAEPLQLEKAAAREAPKVSFA; encoded by the coding sequence ATGGATACCTGGGATTGCGTCGGCACCGGCGTCGCAGGTGTCGGCGTGGGCGCCGTCTGCGCGAAAAGCGGCCCGGCGGCGAATCCCAGTGCACCGACGACCGACAGGGAGATCTTGCGAAACTGCATGTTACTCTGGCGTGGTATCGGCGCCGGCGGCGCCGGGAACAGGGGAATGACGATGGGCTTGCTGGTGCTTCTGGCCGTAGCCGTTCTGATTGTCGTGTACTTCGTGTCGGTCTACAACGGACTGGTAGCCGGGCGGAACGGCTTCAAGAATGCCTTCGCGCAGATCGACGTACAGCTCACCCGGCGGCACGACCTCATCCCGAACCTGGTCGAGACCGCCAAGGCGTACCTCGCTCACGAACGCGAGACGCTCGAGGCCGTGATCCGAGCCCGCCAGGCCGCCGTCGACGGTCTGGCCGGCGCCAAGGCGAGCCCCGGCGACGGTGCCGCCATGCAACAACTGTCCGGCGCGGAGAACGCGCTGACCCAGAGCCTCGGGCGGCTGTTCGCGGTGAGCGAGTCCTATCCCGACCTCAAGGCCAACCAGACGATGGCGCAGCTTTCGGAGGAACTGAGTTCCACCGAGAACCGCGTGGCCTTCGCACGGCAGGCGTTCAACGATGCCGTCATGCTTTACAACAACAAGCGCGAAATGTTCCCCGGTTCGCTGATCGCCGGCCGTTACGGCTTCGTGGCCGCCGAACCGCTGCAGCTCGAAAAAGCGGCTGCGCGCGAAGCGCCCAAGGTTTCGTTCGCCTGA